One genomic region from Gammaproteobacteria bacterium encodes:
- a CDS encoding 50S ribosomal protein L25/general stress protein Ctc, which yields MAIKKFEVEAAIRSNIGRGASRQLRREEKVPAIIYGGGKDPVALTLAHNKISKSLDNEAFYSHILTLKIDTDSEKVILKDVQRHPFKPKILHVDFQRVRADEKLYMHVPLHFIGADKAPGVREAGGVISHIMSDVEVACFPDDLPEFIEIDLSNMQLNETYHLSDLVLPKGVEIAALVQGNNSSVVSIHIPRAEEEEVIPTEAPTAAEVPAIAQKGDEKKEGEGK from the coding sequence ATGGCTATTAAAAAATTCGAAGTCGAAGCTGCAATCCGGAGTAACATCGGGAGAGGTGCGAGCCGCCAGCTACGTCGTGAAGAAAAAGTACCCGCAATTATTTATGGTGGCGGCAAAGACCCTGTGGCATTGACATTGGCTCATAATAAAATTTCTAAATCATTAGATAATGAAGCATTCTATTCACACATTTTAACGCTCAAAATTGATACAGACAGTGAAAAAGTAATTCTGAAAGACGTGCAGCGTCATCCCTTCAAACCTAAAATTCTTCATGTTGATTTTCAACGTGTTCGCGCTGATGAAAAATTATATATGCATGTGCCCTTGCACTTTATCGGTGCCGATAAAGCACCCGGTGTACGTGAAGCAGGCGGTGTTATTTCCCACATTATGTCTGATGTTGAAGTAGCTTGTTTTCCTGATGATTTGCCAGAATTCATTGAAATTGATTTAAGCAACATGCAGCTAAATGAAACCTACCATTTATCTGACTTGGTCTTACCGAAGGGTGTAGAAATTGCGGCGCTCGTTCAAGGCAACAATAGCTCTGTTGTTTCTATCCATATCCCTCGTGCAGAAGAAGAGGAAGTTATTCCAACAGAAGCACCAACTGCTGCTGAAGTTCCAGCCATTGCACAAAAAGGTGACGAAAAGAAAGAAGGCGAAGGCAAGTAA
- a CDS encoding ribose-phosphate pyrophosphokinase — MPEIMLFHGNATKELAQQVAAHLNLPIGKAHVGCFSDGETMVEIEENVRGRDIFIIQSTCSPSNDNLMELLLLADALRRASAAKVTAVVPYYGYARQDRRVRSARVPITSKIVADMMAAVGITRLVTVDLHADQIQGFFYMPVDNLYSTPIMLEDIHQKAYQNIMVVSPDVGGVIRARAIAKRIPGADLAIIDKRRPRQNEAQVMHIIGDVKDRDCIIVDDIVDTASTLCRAVEALKDHGAAKVVAYVTHPVFSGKAISNIQTSLLDEIVVTDTIPLTEAATQCELIRCLSLSNMIAEAIRRISGAGSLSRMFLE, encoded by the coding sequence GTGCCAGAAATAATGTTGTTCCACGGTAACGCTACAAAAGAACTGGCTCAACAAGTTGCAGCTCATTTAAATTTACCTATTGGTAAAGCGCACGTTGGTTGCTTTAGTGATGGTGAAACCATGGTGGAAATCGAAGAAAACGTTCGTGGTAGAGATATTTTTATTATTCAATCGACGTGCTCTCCTTCTAACGATAACTTAATGGAACTTTTATTATTAGCAGATGCCTTACGACGCGCATCAGCTGCCAAAGTTACAGCGGTTGTTCCTTATTACGGTTACGCTCGACAAGATCGACGCGTTCGCTCAGCCCGGGTACCTATTACTTCTAAAATTGTGGCAGATATGATGGCTGCCGTTGGCATTACCCGACTGGTAACCGTTGATTTACACGCCGATCAAATCCAAGGCTTTTTCTATATGCCTGTGGATAACCTTTATAGCACCCCAATTATGTTAGAAGACATTCATCAAAAAGCTTACCAAAATATCATGGTTGTTTCGCCCGATGTCGGCGGAGTTATTCGTGCTCGTGCTATCGCCAAACGCATTCCTGGTGCTGATCTTGCAATTATTGATAAGCGTCGGCCGCGTCAAAATGAAGCACAAGTTATGCATATCATTGGAGATGTAAAAGACCGCGACTGTATTATTGTCGATGATATTGTTGATACGGCAAGCACATTATGTCGCGCTGTCGAAGCCTTAAAAGATCACGGTGCTGCTAAAGTGGTGGCTTATGTGACGCATCCTGTTTTCTCTGGCAAAGCTATTTCGAATATTCAAACTTCCTTGCTAGATGAAATTGTAGTAACTGACACGATCCCACTTACTGAAGCCGCCACACAATGCGAGCTCATTCGTTGTTTAAGTTTAAGCAACATGATCGCCGAAGCAATCCGACGCATTAGCGGCGCAGGATCGCTTAGTCGTATGTTTTTAGAATAA